In the Acidovorax sp. A79 genome, one interval contains:
- the leuD gene encoding 3-isopropylmalate dehydratase small subunit produces MSADHNHTTVRGQAALLDIANLDTDQIMPKQFLRGIDKSGLAPGLLYDLRFDGAGQPREDFVLNQPAFAGTDVLLAGSNYGCGSSREHAVWGMQQYGFQAVVASSFGEIFYSNAMNNRLLLAMVTEADAQAFMREARATNGPLAMEIDVEQRQVRTAGHSAPFTISERHRRMFLDGLDVIGASLTYQAQIDAFAQRHWAAQPWVKDVARRTRERLGAASAQA; encoded by the coding sequence ATGAGCGCCGACCACAACCACACCACCGTGCGCGGCCAGGCGGCCCTGCTCGACATCGCCAACCTCGACACCGATCAGATCATGCCCAAGCAGTTCCTGCGCGGCATCGACAAGTCGGGCCTGGCGCCGGGCCTGCTGTACGACCTGCGCTTTGACGGCGCCGGGCAGCCGCGCGAAGACTTCGTGCTCAACCAGCCGGCGTTTGCCGGCACCGATGTGCTGCTGGCCGGCAGCAACTACGGTTGCGGCTCCAGCCGCGAGCATGCCGTGTGGGGCATGCAGCAGTACGGCTTCCAGGCCGTGGTGGCGTCGAGCTTTGGCGAGATCTTCTACTCCAACGCCATGAACAACCGCCTGCTGCTGGCCATGGTGACCGAGGCCGATGCCCAGGCCTTCATGCGCGAGGCCCGTGCCACTAACGGTCCCTTGGCCATGGAGATCGACGTGGAACAGCGCCAGGTGCGCACGGCAGGGCACAGCGCACCGTTCACCATCTCCGAGCGGCACCGGCGCATGTTCCTCGACGGGCTGGATGTGATTGGAGCTTCGCTCACCTACCAGGCGCAGATCGATGCCTTTGCCCAGCGGCACTGGGCCGCGCAGCCCTGGGTGAAGGATGTCGCGCGGCGCACGCGCGAGCGGCTTGGGGCCGCCTCCGCGCAGGCCTGA
- a CDS encoding acyclic terpene utilization AtuA family protein, with product MPNDQKTKLLVGCAAGFSGDRTDAALPVVQALIASGQPAVLIFETLAERTLALAQLARRTDPDAGYEPLLVDLLRPVLAQCLAHGVRIVSNFGAANPHGAARRIHALAAELGLASPRIAVLQGDDLSGPEHRALLQGALGSAMPTEPIVSANAYIGAQAIADALRAGADIVVCGRVSDPSLVLGPALAHYGWAPDDWDRLARATMAGHLLECGAQVTGGYFADPGYKDVQGLAQLGYPIAEIDADGHCTITKPPGTGGRIDERTVKEQLLYELHDPAAYLTPDVVADITQARVQAVGTDAVRLEGVQGHARPATLKVNVCFESGWFAEGEISYAGPRAEARARLAGEVLRERLSGLGPLRIDLIGVTSIFGDDTSRWLDAPADAGAHARDVRLRVALQHRDHASAQRLVREVTALYTCGPAGGGGVRTAMRPRLGTVSCLVPRDAVAVRFEMVD from the coding sequence ATGCCGAACGACCAAAAAACCAAACTGCTGGTGGGCTGCGCCGCCGGCTTCTCGGGTGACCGCACCGACGCGGCCTTGCCCGTGGTGCAGGCGCTCATCGCCAGCGGCCAGCCTGCGGTGCTCATCTTCGAGACCCTCGCCGAGCGCACACTGGCCCTGGCGCAACTGGCGCGCCGCACTGACCCGGATGCAGGTTATGAACCCCTGCTGGTGGACCTGCTGCGCCCCGTGCTGGCGCAGTGCCTGGCGCACGGCGTGCGCATCGTCAGCAACTTTGGCGCCGCCAACCCGCACGGCGCCGCGCGCCGCATCCACGCCCTGGCGGCCGAGCTGGGCCTGGCCTCCCCGCGCATTGCCGTACTGCAGGGCGACGACCTGAGCGGACCCGAGCACCGCGCGCTGCTGCAAGGCGCCTTGGGCAGCGCCATGCCCACGGAGCCCATCGTCAGCGCCAACGCCTACATCGGCGCACAGGCCATTGCCGATGCCCTGCGCGCCGGGGCTGACATCGTGGTTTGCGGCCGCGTGTCCGACCCGTCGCTCGTGCTGGGCCCGGCGTTGGCGCACTACGGCTGGGCCCCGGACGACTGGGACCGCCTGGCCCGCGCCACCATGGCCGGGCACCTGCTCGAATGCGGCGCGCAGGTCACGGGCGGCTACTTTGCCGACCCTGGCTACAAGGATGTACAAGGCTTGGCGCAACTGGGCTACCCCATCGCCGAGATCGACGCCGACGGCCACTGCACCATCACCAAGCCGCCCGGCACCGGCGGGCGCATCGACGAGCGCACCGTCAAGGAGCAACTGCTGTACGAGCTGCACGACCCTGCGGCGTATCTCACGCCCGACGTGGTGGCCGATATCACCCAGGCCCGCGTGCAGGCCGTGGGCACCGACGCCGTGCGGCTGGAAGGCGTGCAGGGCCATGCCCGGCCCGCCACGCTCAAGGTCAACGTGTGCTTTGAATCCGGCTGGTTCGCCGAGGGGGAAATCTCCTACGCCGGCCCGCGCGCCGAAGCCCGCGCGCGCCTGGCGGGCGAGGTGCTGCGCGAGCGATTGAGCGGCCTGGGCCCGCTGCGCATCGACCTGATCGGCGTGACCAGCATCTTCGGCGACGACACCAGCCGGTGGCTGGACGCCCCTGCAGACGCAGGTGCCCACGCCCGCGATGTGCGCCTGCGCGTGGCCCTGCAGCACCGCGACCACGCCAGCGCCCAGCGCCTTGTGCGCGAGGTGACCGCGCTCTACACCTGCGGGCCTGCGGGTGGCGGCGGGGTGCGCACCGCCATGCGGCCCCGCCTGGGCACGGTGTCGTGCCTGGTGCCGCGCGACGCGGTGGCCGTGCGTTTTGAGATGGTGGATTGA
- a CDS encoding AAA family ATPase: MSPLLSRSVVRAVVIAAITLFVGSALLTPKLNPATRGSALGAENAGIIWGELVQWRVAMMQAHNELDAWPEDIRTHAPRIGNPQLRVTSPRPYVLQADIAHNPELGKLAGTQVVVELKPGTTTWSCRPGRPPIPLGYLPINCLEGQADDFTPVPPSERDPFEGLRKLIYWCAAIFAVGAVVWVARHPLLGPSQLQPARLRRTPLARLPRLDRLLGWTGRRESTLLAADIRPVDWGRAVLCAQPGAAEGAGGLVRAMAERVSARSQPSTDWALPGLVFEWQFPPDLPVSLDRCLVFVPTPGVDEAAVLRQLRAAQTGSDVLLILSGHSVDAPMPLLQAHADDRANLHVMVDSASQTEWLVGGEALQVLLRLLAAQLRITRISPYQTRGGVTREGSFFGRAQLLARVVNREPANYLVVGGRQLGKSSLLKAVQRRLQGHPHTVCHYVSLRDHRLAPRMALQFGLPADTPLEAIVDHLQAQYAGKRLYLLIDEADLFFRDESNSGYAQLSTLRALSEEGRCWFMLAGFWDLYATAVLDYQSPLRNFGEVLAIGGLERAACRELATEPLRRLRLGFGSDTLVEKLVDASGQRANLVAILCQECLEALQPGERAIEARHLAQALASQPVQDALAGWGRLSQDEAACRLDRVVVYHTAQAGQTSLVALAQLLQGHGITADAQALRQSLARLQLAYVLRKQDAAYRFAIPLLKDQFEPTEVELLLRQELAVLARG; the protein is encoded by the coding sequence ATGAGCCCGCTGCTGTCCAGGTCCGTGGTCCGCGCGGTGGTGATCGCGGCCATCACGCTGTTCGTGGGCAGCGCGCTGCTCACGCCCAAGCTCAACCCGGCCACGCGCGGCTCCGCGCTGGGGGCCGAGAACGCGGGCATCATCTGGGGCGAGCTGGTGCAGTGGCGCGTGGCGATGATGCAGGCGCACAACGAGCTGGACGCCTGGCCCGAGGACATCCGCACACATGCGCCGCGCATCGGCAACCCGCAGCTGCGCGTCACGTCGCCCCGGCCCTACGTGCTGCAGGCCGACATCGCCCACAACCCCGAACTGGGGAAGCTCGCGGGCACCCAGGTGGTGGTGGAGCTCAAGCCCGGCACGACCACCTGGAGCTGCCGTCCCGGGCGCCCGCCCATTCCCCTGGGCTATCTGCCCATCAACTGCCTGGAGGGGCAGGCCGACGACTTCACGCCCGTGCCGCCGTCCGAGCGCGACCCGTTCGAAGGCCTGCGCAAGCTCATCTACTGGTGCGCCGCCATCTTCGCCGTGGGCGCGGTGGTCTGGGTCGCGCGCCACCCCCTGCTCGGGCCTTCGCAGCTGCAGCCCGCGCGCCTTCGCCGCACCCCGCTCGCGCGGCTGCCCCGTCTGGACCGGCTGCTGGGCTGGACCGGGCGGCGGGAGTCCACGCTGCTCGCGGCCGACATCCGCCCGGTGGACTGGGGCCGCGCGGTGCTGTGCGCGCAGCCCGGCGCGGCAGAGGGTGCGGGGGGCCTCGTGCGCGCGATGGCCGAGCGGGTTTCCGCCCGCAGCCAGCCCAGCACCGACTGGGCGCTGCCGGGGCTGGTGTTCGAGTGGCAGTTCCCGCCGGACCTGCCCGTGTCGCTGGACCGCTGCCTGGTCTTCGTGCCCACTCCCGGCGTGGACGAGGCCGCCGTGCTGCGCCAGCTGCGCGCCGCGCAGACCGGCAGCGACGTGCTGCTGATCCTGAGCGGGCACAGCGTGGACGCGCCGATGCCCCTGCTGCAGGCCCATGCCGATGACCGCGCCAACCTGCACGTGATGGTGGACAGCGCCAGCCAGACCGAATGGCTGGTGGGCGGCGAGGCCCTGCAGGTGCTGCTGCGCCTGCTGGCCGCGCAGCTGCGCATCACCCGCATCTCGCCATACCAGACGCGCGGTGGCGTGACGCGGGAGGGCTCCTTCTTCGGCCGCGCCCAGCTGCTGGCCCGCGTGGTCAACCGCGAACCCGCCAACTACCTGGTGGTGGGCGGGCGCCAGCTGGGCAAGAGCAGCCTGCTCAAGGCCGTGCAGCGCCGCCTGCAGGGCCACCCGCACACCGTGTGCCACTACGTCTCGCTGCGCGACCACCGCCTGGCGCCGCGCATGGCGCTGCAGTTCGGCCTGCCGGCCGACACGCCGCTCGAAGCCATCGTGGACCACCTGCAGGCGCAGTACGCGGGCAAGCGCCTGTATTTGCTGATCGACGAAGCCGACCTCTTTTTCCGCGACGAGTCGAACAGCGGCTACGCCCAGTTGTCCACGCTGCGCGCGCTCAGCGAGGAGGGGCGCTGCTGGTTCATGCTGGCGGGCTTCTGGGACCTGTACGCCACCGCCGTGCTCGACTACCAAAGCCCCCTGCGCAACTTTGGCGAGGTGCTGGCCATCGGCGGGCTGGAGCGCGCCGCCTGCCGCGAGCTGGCCACCGAGCCGCTGCGCCGCCTGCGCCTGGGTTTTGGCAGCGACACGCTGGTGGAAAAGCTCGTGGACGCCAGCGGCCAGCGCGCCAACCTCGTGGCCATCCTGTGCCAGGAATGCCTGGAGGCCCTGCAACCCGGCGAGCGCGCCATCGAGGCGCGCCACCTCGCGCAGGCCCTGGCCTCGCAGCCCGTGCAGGACGCGCTGGCCGGCTGGGGGCGCCTGAGCCAGGACGAGGCCGCCTGCCGCCTGGACCGCGTGGTGGTCTACCACACGGCCCAGGCCGGGCAGACCAGCCTGGTGGCCCTGGCCCAGCTGCTGCAAGGCCACGGCATCACGGCCGACGCGCAGGCGCTGCGCCAGTCGCTGGCACGCCTGCAGCTGGCCTATGTGCTGCGCAAGCAGGATGCCGCGTACCGCTTTGCCATCCCGCTGCTGAAAGACCAGTTCGAGCCCACGGAGGTGGAGCTGTTGCTGCGCCAGGAGCTGGCCGTGCTGGCGCGTGGGTGA
- a CDS encoding PhnD/SsuA/transferrin family substrate-binding protein, whose product MRSHARSGALLLCATFTLGPVAAQTDTAATPQARAAAVRAAATAPSPAFSGTREKLVVAMPKTYAKSETMLLWGDYFNHLARCGNIDLQNLQGESLERSTNIDVLGEKDLIDSLVAGKAQLAQVNPGLVPQLVAAGQPAPFGVPGNKASGQRNSYKLILIARVDSPFTKPQDLVGKKIAHTTPTSNSGNLAPRALFPAIGLVPDQNYEVVFSNGHERSVTGVMHGFYPAAAVASDLYQRMVVKGDVKGSSIRTLWESPPFMTETWTLGKDVSPEVQARVKKCSYSYSFSPKLRQLLPGNDTFLPINFERDFATVMEVYNKTAKAAQAGKPAAK is encoded by the coding sequence ATGCGTTCTCACGCACGCTCTGGCGCGCTTTTGCTCTGCGCCACCTTCACGCTCGGCCCCGTTGCCGCCCAGACGGACACCGCCGCCACACCCCAGGCCCGCGCCGCCGCTGTCCGCGCCGCAGCCACGGCCCCATCCCCCGCCTTCAGCGGGACGCGCGAGAAGCTGGTGGTGGCCATGCCCAAGACCTACGCCAAGAGCGAAACCATGCTGCTGTGGGGCGACTACTTCAATCATCTGGCGCGCTGCGGCAACATCGACCTGCAGAACCTGCAGGGCGAGTCGCTGGAACGCAGCACCAACATCGACGTGCTGGGGGAGAAGGACCTCATCGACAGCCTGGTCGCCGGCAAGGCCCAGCTGGCCCAGGTGAACCCCGGCCTGGTGCCGCAGCTGGTGGCCGCCGGCCAGCCCGCGCCGTTTGGCGTGCCGGGCAACAAGGCCAGCGGGCAGCGCAACTCGTACAAGCTGATCCTGATTGCGCGCGTGGACAGCCCGTTCACCAAGCCGCAGGACCTGGTGGGCAAGAAGATCGCGCACACCACGCCCACATCCAACTCCGGCAACCTGGCGCCGCGCGCGCTGTTCCCGGCCATTGGCCTGGTGCCGGACCAGAACTACGAGGTGGTGTTCTCCAACGGCCACGAGCGCTCGGTGACGGGTGTGATGCACGGCTTCTACCCCGCCGCCGCCGTGGCCAGCGACCTGTACCAGCGCATGGTGGTCAAGGGCGATGTGAAGGGTTCGAGCATCCGCACGCTGTGGGAAAGCCCGCCGTTCATGACCGAAACCTGGACCCTGGGCAAGGACGTGTCGCCCGAGGTGCAGGCGCGCGTGAAGAAATGCTCGTACAGCTACAGCTTCTCGCCCAAGCTGCGCCAGCTGCTGCCGGGCAACGACACCTTCTTGCCCATCAACTTCGAGCGCGACTTCGCCACGGTGATGGAGGTCTACAACAAGACCGCGAAGGCGGCGCAGGCCGGCAAGCCCGCCGCCAAGTAG
- the leuC gene encoding 3-isopropylmalate dehydratase large subunit — MTTPSTLYQKLVASHTVAVLDEQNVLLFCDLHLMNEYTSPQAFAGLHEAGRGVPVPGQNVAVVSHIIPTHPVRWRTIQDPPSALQASNLKANCDRHGIPLFDTNDPLQGIEHVIAPEHGMVRPGMVIICGDSHTTTYGALGALGFGIGTSEVEHVLATQTLVYRLAKDMRIRVDGVLPTGTTAKDLILMVINRIGAQGARGYVVEFCGSAISALSVEARFTLCNMAVEAGARGALIAPDATAIDYVLAKAPDITGEVRTQALAHWATLGSDAGAVFDVEHVFDASAVAPFVTWGTSPDQAMAIHATVPRPEDITDAVQRSSAEQALRYTALAAGQPLAGVPVQHVFIGSCTNARIEDLREVDRIVGTRHVASGVRAMVVPGSGAVKAQAEAEGIAARLVAAGFEWRQPGCSMCLAMNDDVLAPGQRCASTTNRNFEGRQGRGAITHLMSPAMAAAAAVTGCITDVRTLEVTA; from the coding sequence ATGACCACTCCCTCAACGCTCTACCAAAAGCTGGTGGCATCGCACACCGTGGCCGTTCTGGACGAACAGAACGTTCTGCTGTTCTGCGACCTGCACCTGATGAACGAATACACCAGCCCCCAGGCCTTTGCCGGCCTGCACGAGGCCGGGCGCGGCGTGCCCGTGCCGGGGCAGAACGTGGCGGTGGTGAGCCACATCATCCCCACGCACCCGGTGCGCTGGCGCACCATCCAGGACCCGCCTTCGGCCCTGCAGGCCAGCAACCTCAAGGCCAACTGCGACCGCCACGGCATCCCGCTGTTCGACACCAACGACCCGCTGCAGGGCATCGAGCACGTGATCGCGCCCGAGCACGGCATGGTGCGCCCGGGCATGGTCATCATCTGCGGTGACAGCCACACCACCACGTACGGCGCGCTGGGCGCGCTGGGCTTCGGCATCGGCACGTCGGAGGTCGAGCACGTGCTGGCCACCCAGACCCTCGTCTACCGCCTCGCCAAGGACATGCGCATCCGCGTGGACGGTGTGCTGCCCACGGGGACCACGGCCAAGGACCTGATCCTCATGGTCATCAACCGCATCGGCGCGCAAGGCGCACGCGGCTACGTGGTGGAGTTCTGCGGCAGCGCCATCAGCGCGCTGTCGGTGGAGGCGCGCTTCACGCTGTGCAACATGGCGGTGGAGGCGGGTGCGCGCGGCGCGCTGATCGCGCCCGACGCCACCGCCATCGACTATGTGCTGGCCAAGGCCCCCGACATCACCGGCGAGGTCCGCACGCAGGCCCTGGCCCACTGGGCCACGCTGGGCAGTGACGCGGGCGCCGTGTTCGACGTGGAGCATGTGTTCGACGCCAGCGCCGTGGCCCCCTTCGTCACCTGGGGCACCAGCCCCGACCAGGCCATGGCCATCCACGCCACCGTGCCCCGGCCCGAGGACATCACCGACGCCGTGCAGCGCAGCAGCGCCGAGCAGGCCCTGCGCTACACGGCCCTGGCGGCAGGGCAGCCGCTGGCGGGCGTGCCGGTGCAGCATGTGTTCATCGGCTCGTGCACCAATGCGCGCATCGAGGACCTGCGCGAGGTGGACCGCATCGTCGGCACCCGCCACGTGGCCAGTGGCGTGCGCGCCATGGTTGTGCCCGGCTCGGGCGCCGTGAAGGCCCAGGCCGAGGCCGAGGGCATCGCCGCGCGCCTGGTGGCCGCGGGCTTCGAGTGGCGCCAGCCCGGCTGCTCCATGTGCCTGGCCATGAACGACGACGTGCTGGCCCCCGGCCAGCGCTGCGCCTCCACCACCAACCGCAATTTCGAGGGCCGCCAGGGCCGTGGCGCCATCACCCACCTGATGAGCCCGGCCATGGCCGCCGCCGCCGCCGTCACGGGCTGCATCACCGACGTAAGAACCCTGGAGGTGACCGCATGA
- a CDS encoding ankyrin repeat domain-containing protein, producing the protein MSESRLHYTVYFSSRAQAAAWAAEAQATADLPLEEQAPVLGAMLGLGGDAGASFEFAGAAELCAELAILGPWNLLAANEWPPGLMERGAKLFSCEWHNGPKAEGLWFNGPKSVTRKQFEAAVRKLDPLEEVHQWLSKEQYGEVLNLVHHHGLDPNTVLYHRPLIVHLLTPQAGKASGVLPTDAIIALLQAGARPDPLALVTLMPSFTLPVFPLHCAAYAFDIALMQALVDAGVDVNAVDDEGHTPLMQLADATHYLSKPASMAVQAAQWLLERGAEVNAVSQHGDSALAGGVHQALRDLLVAHGGRVIWPQHALEYDTPEQQRSAIWYHDHARLDELLAQAPPDEAYRQQLLSSAVDGGNGHALDRLWRPQDHALMCIGKIPQPRLLAESLTKHEGTDVATMQYLVQRSAPEAFPTRDAAWLDAANSCMHDFTSRIVDRPVALLEMVLALGLPAEPPADAQHTPLEWAIHGLSEAKVALLLAHGANPNRALYHGGNALHEAVLYKATDCIPLLLQAGADRTQCDRQGRTPLQLAVSKRNKTAQKLLAA; encoded by the coding sequence ATGTCTGAGTCTCGTCTTCACTACACCGTTTATTTCTCATCCCGCGCCCAGGCCGCGGCCTGGGCCGCCGAAGCGCAGGCGACCGCTGATCTGCCGCTGGAGGAACAGGCCCCCGTGCTGGGCGCCATGCTGGGCCTGGGCGGCGATGCGGGTGCCTCTTTCGAGTTCGCGGGGGCTGCCGAGTTGTGTGCCGAGCTGGCCATCCTCGGGCCGTGGAACCTGCTGGCCGCCAACGAGTGGCCACCGGGCCTGATGGAGCGGGGCGCCAAGCTGTTCAGCTGCGAATGGCACAACGGCCCCAAGGCGGAAGGCCTGTGGTTCAACGGCCCCAAATCCGTCACGCGCAAGCAGTTTGAGGCTGCTGTGCGCAAGTTGGACCCGCTGGAAGAAGTGCACCAGTGGCTCTCCAAAGAACAATATGGCGAGGTTTTGAACCTGGTGCACCACCATGGCCTGGACCCCAACACGGTGCTGTACCACCGGCCGCTCATCGTGCACTTGCTCACGCCGCAGGCAGGCAAGGCCAGCGGCGTGTTGCCCACCGACGCCATCATCGCCCTGCTGCAAGCCGGGGCGCGACCCGACCCACTGGCGCTGGTCACTCTCATGCCCAGCTTCACCTTGCCCGTGTTTCCGCTGCATTGCGCGGCGTATGCGTTTGACATTGCACTGATGCAGGCGCTGGTGGACGCTGGCGTGGATGTGAACGCTGTGGACGACGAGGGGCACACGCCCTTGATGCAACTGGCCGATGCCACACACTATTTGAGCAAGCCAGCCTCCATGGCCGTGCAGGCCGCGCAATGGCTGCTGGAGCGGGGCGCAGAGGTCAACGCCGTGAGCCAGCACGGGGATTCGGCCCTGGCCGGGGGCGTGCACCAGGCGCTGCGCGATCTTCTGGTGGCGCACGGTGGCCGGGTGATCTGGCCGCAACACGCGCTGGAGTACGACACCCCGGAGCAGCAACGCAGCGCGATCTGGTACCACGACCATGCGCGCCTCGATGAACTGCTGGCGCAGGCCCCACCGGACGAGGCCTACCGGCAGCAGTTGCTGAGCAGTGCAGTGGATGGAGGAAATGGCCACGCGCTGGACCGGCTGTGGCGGCCGCAAGACCATGCGCTGATGTGCATCGGCAAAATCCCACAGCCCCGTTTGCTGGCGGAATCCCTCACGAAGCACGAAGGCACGGACGTGGCCACGATGCAATACCTGGTGCAGCGCAGCGCACCCGAGGCATTCCCCACGCGCGACGCCGCCTGGCTGGATGCCGCCAACAGCTGCATGCACGATTTCACCAGCCGCATCGTGGACCGGCCTGTGGCATTGCTGGAGATGGTGCTGGCGCTCGGCCTGCCCGCCGAGCCACCCGCCGATGCGCAGCACACCCCCCTGGAGTGGGCCATCCACGGCCTGTCTGAAGCCAAGGTCGCGCTGCTGTTGGCCCACGGTGCCAACCCCAACAGGGCGCTGTACCACGGTGGCAATGCCCTGCATGAGGCGGTGCTGTACAAGGCGACCGATTGCATCCCATTGCTGTTGCAAGCGGGGGCGGACCGTACCCAGTGCGACCGCCAGGGCCGCACACCGCTGCAACTGGCCGTGTCCAAGCGCAATAAGACGGCCCAGAAGCTGCTCGCGGCCTGA
- a CDS encoding LysR family transcriptional regulator: MSAPHLSSRQLDAFLALAEQRSFTRAATLCHLSQPAFSALIRALEDDLGLRLFDRSTRHVDLTPEGQNFLESARRIRAEITSALAAVRDTATLQRGRVAVALLPSLAAGWLPGVLAQYRAAHPGIEIDIADVLSEPCIERVASGHADFALAAIRADTPALQAEPFCSDDFYLVCPADHPLARRRKAITAQDLAAWPFIHLARTSSVRQYLEAALHPQAMHTLMEVEQLATVMGMVRAGLGISVVPALTLFHFEQPGLVTRPLSLPGLTRQIYLVRRRDESLSVAAQALYALVMVQRP; encoded by the coding sequence ATGAGCGCCCCTCACCTCTCCAGCCGCCAGTTAGACGCCTTCCTTGCGCTGGCCGAGCAGCGCAGCTTCACCCGCGCCGCCACGTTGTGCCACTTGTCGCAGCCCGCGTTCAGCGCCCTCATCCGCGCACTGGAGGACGACCTGGGCCTGCGCCTGTTCGACCGCAGCACACGGCATGTGGACCTCACGCCCGAGGGGCAGAACTTCCTGGAGTCGGCCCGCCGCATCCGCGCCGAAATCACCAGCGCCCTGGCCGCCGTGCGCGACACGGCCACGCTGCAGCGCGGGCGCGTGGCCGTGGCGCTGCTGCCCTCGCTGGCCGCGGGTTGGCTGCCGGGCGTGCTGGCGCAGTACCGCGCGGCGCACCCGGGCATCGAGATCGACATTGCCGACGTACTGTCCGAACCCTGCATCGAGCGCGTGGCCAGCGGCCATGCCGACTTTGCACTGGCCGCCATCCGCGCCGACACCCCCGCGCTGCAGGCCGAGCCGTTCTGCAGCGATGACTTCTATCTGGTGTGCCCCGCCGACCACCCGCTGGCGCGCAGGCGCAAGGCCATCACCGCGCAGGACCTGGCCGCCTGGCCCTTCATCCACCTGGCGCGCACCAGCAGCGTGCGCCAGTACCTCGAGGCCGCCCTGCACCCGCAGGCCATGCACACGCTGATGGAGGTGGAGCAACTGGCCACCGTGATGGGCATGGTGCGCGCGGGGCTGGGCATCAGCGTGGTGCCGGCGCTCACGCTGTTCCATTTCGAGCAGCCGGGGCTGGTCACGCGGCCGTTGTCGCTGCCCGGGCTGACACGGCAGATCTACCTGGTGCGGCGGCGCGACGAGAGCCTGTCGGTGGCGGCGCAGGCGCTGTATGCGCTGGTGATGGTGCAGCGGCCGTGA
- a CDS encoding leucine-rich repeat domain-containing protein, which produces MTTKLKWTNRLYGPIRVLNHADGLHLEKFTDADLDQIAGCDDVLEIDLRSNRTPQPVDLSRLAHIAGLRRLRLEHVRFSNLQALGALPRLQSLLIAHCDFQDFEALNGLQIETLFLWNNKLRAFPAGLDLPKLESLYLSHNRIAEVGFAASYATLKELHINGNQVADLSPLAACTALERLWADDNRLSTLAPLAGRRFQRLHVDNALACECESLKLELPETPFEQDAESAESWRVARLMEAKDWPQLYAITSPALLGRAFSNLVHGHADAEMMRGALEHPAPGAFEAMVAHGLRPHYVSVREQLVDVVSAHGERLVLPLARAFDALLAQGYVHDPEFYAGKFKQEHFTLARILQQVASPVFAGLFQAFFAQRESFSQLHLDLYKWLLDVVGKTQSPALVEPLIDLLRLEERILGGDAAFMKKTFKAIGQLGTRADAALLTSRFDVAAEARPDVAEACLATLKKLEKKKAEPVAARAAVRSCVSSQP; this is translated from the coding sequence ATGACCACCAAACTCAAGTGGACCAACCGCCTCTACGGCCCCATCCGTGTGCTGAACCATGCGGACGGCCTGCATCTGGAAAAATTCACCGACGCCGATCTCGACCAGATCGCGGGCTGTGACGATGTGCTGGAGATCGACCTGCGCAGCAACCGCACCCCGCAGCCGGTGGACCTGTCGCGCCTGGCGCATATCGCGGGGCTGCGGCGCCTGAGACTGGAGCACGTGCGGTTCAGCAACCTGCAGGCGCTGGGGGCTCTGCCACGCCTGCAGTCGCTACTCATCGCGCACTGCGACTTCCAGGACTTCGAGGCGTTGAACGGCCTGCAGATCGAAACTCTGTTCCTGTGGAACAACAAGCTCAGGGCCTTTCCAGCGGGCCTGGATCTGCCGAAGCTGGAAAGCCTGTACCTGTCGCACAACCGCATCGCCGAGGTGGGGTTTGCGGCCAGCTACGCCACGCTCAAGGAACTGCACATCAATGGCAACCAGGTGGCCGACCTCTCGCCCCTCGCCGCCTGTACGGCGCTGGAGCGGCTGTGGGCGGACGACAACCGCCTGAGCACCCTGGCGCCGCTGGCGGGGCGCCGCTTTCAGCGCTTGCATGTGGACAATGCGCTGGCCTGCGAGTGTGAGTCACTGAAGCTGGAGCTGCCCGAGACCCCTTTCGAGCAAGACGCCGAGAGCGCCGAGTCCTGGCGTGTGGCGCGGCTGATGGAGGCCAAGGACTGGCCGCAGCTGTATGCCATCACCTCGCCAGCGCTGCTGGGCAGGGCGTTTTCGAATCTGGTTCACGGGCACGCAGATGCCGAGATGATGCGTGGCGCGCTGGAGCATCCCGCGCCGGGCGCTTTCGAGGCCATGGTGGCTCACGGACTGAGGCCGCACTACGTGTCCGTGCGGGAGCAGTTGGTGGATGTGGTCAGCGCCCACGGCGAGCGGCTAGTGCTGCCGCTGGCCCGTGCATTTGATGCTCTGCTGGCCCAGGGCTACGTGCACGACCCGGAGTTCTACGCTGGTAAGTTCAAGCAAGAGCACTTCACGCTGGCGCGCATCCTGCAGCAGGTGGCCAGCCCGGTATTTGCCGGCCTGTTCCAGGCCTTCTTCGCACAACGCGAGAGCTTTTCGCAACTCCACCTGGACCTGTACAAATGGCTGCTCGACGTAGTGGGCAAGACGCAGTCGCCCGCGCTGGTGGAGCCACTCATCGACCTGCTGCGCCTTGAAGAGCGCATCCTGGGTGGCGATGCGGCGTTCATGAAAAAGACCTTCAAGGCCATTGGGCAGCTGGGCACCCGGGCAGACGCGGCCCTGCTGACCAGCCGATTTGACGTCGCGGCCGAAGCGCGGCCCGATGTGGCCGAGGCCTGCTTGGCCACCTTGAAAAAGCTCGAAAAGAAAAAGGCCGAACCCGTGGCGGCGCGTGCGGCTGTGCGCTCTTGCGTCTCCTCCCAACCCTGA